A stretch of Actinomycetes bacterium DNA encodes these proteins:
- a CDS encoding SRPBCC family protein: MVQLRNSFTVDVGLDRAWQVLTDVPAIAPCLPGAQLKEVDGEEYLGIVKVKVGPIVAQYKGMATFVEQNATDHRIVLRAEGRETRGQGNATALITATLQERGEQTEVVVDTDLTVTGKVAQFGRGVMADVSSKLMEQFADNLASTVLAAPDDAAGEDSPAGTPGGSGQSDQSRKDSGSGQSNGTEPDRDPPVGADPEPIDLLGTAGAPAAQRLIPAVIAAVVAVLLVRFIMRRRRR; the protein is encoded by the coding sequence ATGGTGCAGCTCAGGAACTCGTTCACAGTGGATGTTGGCCTCGACCGGGCCTGGCAGGTCCTCACTGACGTGCCCGCCATAGCGCCCTGCCTGCCGGGAGCGCAGCTCAAGGAGGTCGACGGCGAGGAATACCTGGGCATCGTGAAGGTGAAGGTGGGCCCGATCGTCGCCCAGTACAAGGGCATGGCCACATTCGTGGAACAGAACGCGACCGATCACCGGATCGTGTTGCGCGCCGAAGGTCGCGAGACACGCGGCCAGGGCAACGCGACTGCGCTGATCACAGCCACGCTCCAGGAGCGTGGCGAGCAGACCGAGGTGGTGGTCGACACCGACCTCACGGTCACGGGCAAGGTTGCCCAGTTCGGGCGTGGAGTGATGGCCGACGTTTCCTCCAAGCTGATGGAACAGTTCGCCGACAACCTCGCCTCCACAGTGCTGGCGGCCCCCGATGATGCAGCCGGTGAGGACTCACCCGCCGGCACTCCAGGAGGTTCCGGCCAGAGCGACCAGTCGCGAAAGGACTCCGGTTCCGGGCAGTCCAATGGCACGGAGCCGGACCGCGACCCGCCGGTTGGGGCGGATCCCGAGCCGATCGACCTGCTCGGAACGGCTGGTGCCCCGGCTGCGCAGCGCCTGATCCCCGCGGTCATCGCGGCGGTGGTGGCGGTGCTTCTGGTCAGGTTCATCATGCGCCGCCGCCGCCGCTGA
- a CDS encoding AMP-binding protein: MLQGRTLWELLDKRVDATPDALMAVDEDMRTITFAEYWAEAERAAAGLAAQGVKSGDVVSWQLPTWIESLVLVGALSRIGAVQNPMLPIYREREVGFVTNQAGSSLMIVPSVWKEFDFEAMATSISESNDGSMRVLVADRALPQGDPASLPPIEVALDADNQPVRWLFYTSGTTADPKGAQHTDASIAAVAHGMGERLGCIADDRNALIFPFTHIGGITWLFTSLQSGCSNILMEGFDPVATPEVLSRESVTLAGSGTIFHQTYLAYQRSQPTPVFPNVRGFPGGGAPKPPALVAEMREVFDAPILSGYGLTEAPILTMADLSDSDDELAASEGKPMPGVELKFVTLDGDVAAPGEEGEIRAKAPQVMRGYLDSSLDADAFDEEGFFRTGDLGKLDDRGNVIITGRVKDVIIRKGENVSAKEVEDLLYIHDAIGDVAVIGLPDPESGERVCAVVQPAAGAEPIGFDDMIAHLKAEGLMTQKLPEQLEIIDVIPRNPAGKVLKHVLQDQYKG, translated from the coding sequence ATGCTGCAGGGGCGGACCCTCTGGGAGTTGCTGGACAAGCGGGTCGATGCCACGCCGGATGCCCTGATGGCAGTCGACGAGGACATGCGCACGATCACGTTCGCGGAGTACTGGGCAGAGGCCGAGCGCGCAGCGGCGGGCCTTGCCGCCCAGGGTGTGAAGTCCGGTGACGTCGTGTCCTGGCAGCTGCCGACTTGGATCGAGTCACTGGTTCTCGTGGGAGCACTGAGCCGCATCGGAGCGGTGCAGAACCCGATGCTGCCGATCTACCGCGAGCGCGAGGTCGGCTTCGTCACCAACCAGGCAGGGTCGTCGCTGATGATCGTGCCGTCGGTGTGGAAGGAGTTCGACTTCGAGGCCATGGCCACGTCCATCTCGGAGTCCAACGACGGGTCGATGCGGGTGCTGGTCGCCGACAGGGCGCTTCCCCAGGGTGACCCGGCCTCGCTGCCCCCGATCGAGGTCGCGCTGGACGCCGACAACCAGCCGGTGCGCTGGCTGTTCTACACCTCGGGCACCACTGCTGACCCCAAGGGCGCACAGCACACCGACGCGTCGATCGCGGCGGTCGCACACGGCATGGGCGAGCGGCTCGGCTGTATCGCGGATGACCGCAACGCGCTCATCTTCCCGTTCACCCACATCGGTGGGATCACATGGCTGTTCACCAGCCTGCAGAGTGGTTGCTCCAACATCCTCATGGAGGGCTTCGACCCGGTGGCCACCCCCGAGGTGCTGTCACGCGAGAGCGTCACCCTCGCCGGATCCGGCACGATCTTCCACCAGACCTACCTGGCCTACCAGCGCAGCCAGCCGACTCCGGTGTTCCCCAACGTGCGCGGGTTCCCCGGCGGTGGCGCCCCGAAGCCTCCTGCTCTGGTGGCAGAGATGCGCGAAGTGTTCGACGCTCCGATCCTGTCCGGCTACGGCCTCACCGAGGCACCGATCCTCACGATGGCCGACCTCTCGGACTCAGATGACGAGCTGGCTGCCAGCGAGGGCAAACCGATGCCGGGCGTCGAGCTCAAGTTCGTCACCCTCGACGGCGACGTGGCGGCACCCGGCGAAGAAGGCGAGATCCGTGCCAAGGCGCCCCAGGTGATGCGTGGCTACCTCGACTCCAGCCTCGATGCCGACGCATTCGACGAAGAGGGGTTCTTCCGAACCGGCGACCTCGGCAAGCTTGATGACCGCGGCAACGTGATCATCACGGGCCGGGTGAAGGACGTGATCATCCGCAAGGGTGAGAACGTGTCCGCCAAGGAGGTCGAGGACCTGCTCTACATCCACGATGCCATCGGCGACGTGGCCGTGATCGGCCTTCCCGACCCTGAGTCGGGTGAGCGGGTTTGTGCGGTGGTGCAGCCGGCCGCCGGCGCGGAGCCGATCGGGTTCGACGACATGATCGCCCACCTGAAGGCTGAGGGCCTCATGACCCAGAAGCTGCCCGAGCAGCTCGAGATCATCGACGTCATACCCCGCAACCCTGCCGGCAAGGTGCTCAAGCACGTCCTGCAGGACCAGTACAAGGGGTGA
- a CDS encoding nucleotidyltransferase family protein, which produces MPVAAVVLAAGSGSRFSGSTHKLRAEVDGRPLICTAVDAALESGIGPVIVVTGAEPLGDLLAPSVIEVHAGDWSAGQSHSLAAAVGAVEATSVQAIVVGLGDMPGVTAECWRAVAGSGAQIGVATYGGHRRPPVRIARELWPELPAAGDEGARALMRRRPDLVVEVPVDGDSRDVDTVDDLRSEAGPTGDQ; this is translated from the coding sequence ATGCCTGTCGCAGCGGTCGTCCTTGCAGCCGGGTCGGGGAGCCGGTTCAGCGGCTCCACCCACAAGCTGCGCGCCGAGGTCGACGGCCGGCCGCTCATCTGCACAGCGGTCGACGCGGCGCTCGAATCGGGCATCGGCCCCGTGATCGTTGTGACCGGAGCCGAGCCCCTCGGTGACTTGCTGGCGCCTTCGGTAATCGAGGTACACGCCGGGGACTGGTCGGCGGGGCAGTCACACTCCCTGGCTGCGGCGGTGGGCGCGGTCGAGGCCACGAGTGTTCAGGCCATCGTGGTGGGGCTCGGTGACATGCCGGGCGTGACGGCCGAATGCTGGCGTGCCGTGGCCGGCTCCGGGGCGCAGATCGGCGTGGCCACCTATGGCGGCCACCGGCGCCCGCCGGTCCGTATCGCACGTGAGTTGTGGCCGGAGCTGCCCGCGGCGGGTGATGAGGGCGCCAGGGCCCTGATGCGGCGCCGGCCCGACCTGGTGGTCGAGGTGCCCGTCGACGGCGACAGTCGTGACGTGGACACCGTGGATGACCTTCGCTCCGAGGCGGGACCGACCGGCGATCAGTGA
- a CDS encoding GNAT family N-acetyltransferase: MSAAQVRELAPGDLEAALELNQHWVPHVGSIDAAGLGALVEQASLSLVAETTNGELGGFAVVLREGADYGSPNYRWFAGRHGAFTYLDRIAIAPESQGSGLGRMLYGVVADWGRSVGSPVLCAEVNLVPPNPESLAFHRRLGFADAGTQWTYDNTVQVQMLEMEL, translated from the coding sequence GTGAGCGCGGCGCAGGTCCGCGAGCTGGCTCCGGGCGACCTGGAAGCGGCGCTCGAACTCAACCAGCACTGGGTGCCCCATGTCGGTTCGATCGACGCGGCCGGCCTCGGCGCCCTGGTCGAGCAGGCCTCGTTGTCGTTGGTGGCGGAAACCACGAACGGAGAGCTCGGGGGCTTCGCCGTGGTTCTACGTGAGGGTGCCGACTACGGCTCGCCCAACTACCGGTGGTTCGCAGGGCGCCACGGTGCGTTCACCTACCTCGACCGAATCGCCATCGCTCCGGAGTCGCAGGGCTCAGGGCTGGGCCGGATGCTCTATGGCGTCGTGGCGGACTGGGGTCGCAGCGTCGGCTCGCCGGTGTTGTGTGCCGAGGTCAACCTGGTGCCACCCAATCCCGAGTCGCTTGCCTTCCACCGCCGCCTGGGCTTCGCCGACGCAGGCACCCAATGGACCTACGACAACACCGTGCAGGTGCAGATGCTCGAGATGGAACTCTGA
- a CDS encoding cytochrome P450, with protein sequence MSERPTARELTAPVFDGDTRNDPHPAYARLRAEAPVVWHEDPGIWVLSRYADVIMVNKDTATFSSKGGILPMEIGIEYPSPPTMMHTDPPEHTRLRTAVAEGFRPSRIAALEPDVSDHVAGLVAALPTAKPFDVVESLAAPLPLMVICDLLGLPSSDWPLFWQWSDAVIPGAADMSDQRRGELKTALEALLRRHIAACEGLVADLCDRGLDDEEVYILLNQLLVAGNETTRNLVSAGLLALAENHQEWAKLVADPVLIPSAVEELLRWTTPVASFMRTATRDVEIGGQAVHAGDPVLMLWASANRDEAEFGADAGELHVDRDPNHHLAFGFGPHFCVGAALARMEGRLVLEALVGRYATLEPAGQAVRSPSTVIAGFQSVPLVGSAG encoded by the coding sequence GTGAGTGAACGACCGACGGCTCGCGAGCTGACCGCCCCCGTATTCGACGGCGACACCCGCAACGACCCGCACCCGGCGTATGCGCGGCTGCGTGCCGAGGCGCCGGTGGTCTGGCACGAAGATCCCGGCATCTGGGTGCTGAGCCGCTACGCGGACGTGATCATGGTCAACAAGGACACGGCCACGTTCTCCTCCAAGGGCGGAATACTGCCGATGGAGATCGGCATCGAGTACCCGTCGCCGCCCACGATGATGCACACCGACCCTCCTGAGCACACACGGCTGCGCACCGCGGTGGCAGAAGGGTTCAGGCCCTCGCGGATCGCCGCACTGGAGCCAGATGTGAGCGACCACGTCGCGGGCCTGGTGGCGGCGCTTCCGACCGCCAAGCCGTTCGACGTGGTGGAGTCCTTGGCGGCCCCGCTGCCGCTGATGGTCATCTGCGATCTGCTCGGCCTTCCATCGAGCGACTGGCCTCTGTTCTGGCAGTGGTCCGATGCAGTGATCCCCGGTGCGGCGGACATGTCCGACCAGCGTCGTGGCGAGCTCAAGACGGCGCTCGAGGCACTGTTGCGCCGCCACATCGCGGCCTGCGAAGGGCTCGTGGCAGACCTGTGCGACCGCGGCCTCGACGACGAAGAGGTCTACATTCTGCTCAACCAGCTGCTGGTTGCGGGCAACGAGACCACTCGCAACCTCGTGTCTGCAGGCCTGCTGGCGCTCGCCGAGAACCACCAGGAGTGGGCGAAGCTGGTGGCGGACCCGGTTTTGATCCCGTCTGCGGTGGAGGAGTTGCTGCGCTGGACCACTCCGGTGGCGTCCTTCATGCGCACCGCCACCCGCGACGTCGAGATCGGAGGCCAGGCCGTGCATGCGGGTGACCCGGTACTCATGTTGTGGGCCTCGGCCAACCGCGACGAAGCGGAGTTCGGCGCCGATGCAGGCGAGCTGCACGTGGACCGCGACCCCAACCACCACCTCGCATTCGGCTTCGGGCCGCACTTCTGTGTGGGCGCGGCGCTCGCCCGCATGGAGGGGCGGCTGGTACTCGAAGCCCTCGTGGGGAGGTACGCGACGCTGGAACCAGCAGGCCAGGCCGTTCGGAGCCCGTCAACGGTGATCGCTGGGTTCCAGTCGGTGCCGCTGGTGGGATCTGCGGGCTGA
- a CDS encoding cyclase family protein — translation MPLPGELADLAEDVRNWGRWGDDDELGCGNLLDDDSARRGNEAIGSGQRVKLAVDLRSDGIQVGQPARRFNPILTHTSINERDPFAPGIWEGTDDVVTMSTCAGTHLDALSHVGYDGFLYNGYSSDEITAFHGARKLGAEKLPAIATRGVLLDVARAKGVDGLDEVDQGYAITGDDLDAAAEFAKVEVCPGDFVVIRTGEMRHYLADDREPFVPIQDTKRWRYAVGTGESKLPGLSVNSVRWMHENDVAGAAVDSYAYEAFPPSREDWLDCLAVHLIQVRDMGLIQGQNWNLEELSVACAERGSGAFMLVAVPEPFTGAASTPVAPVAVL, via the coding sequence ATGCCGCTTCCGGGAGAGCTCGCCGACCTGGCTGAGGACGTCCGCAACTGGGGCCGATGGGGCGACGACGACGAACTGGGTTGCGGCAACCTGCTCGACGACGATTCCGCCCGTCGGGGCAACGAGGCGATCGGCAGCGGCCAGCGGGTCAAGCTGGCGGTGGACCTGCGCTCTGACGGCATCCAGGTCGGTCAGCCGGCCCGCCGTTTCAACCCGATCCTCACCCATACGTCGATCAACGAGCGTGACCCTTTCGCTCCGGGGATCTGGGAGGGCACCGACGACGTGGTGACCATGAGTACCTGCGCCGGCACCCACCTCGACGCACTGTCGCACGTCGGATACGACGGCTTCCTCTACAACGGCTACTCGAGCGATGAGATCACCGCATTCCACGGCGCGCGGAAGCTCGGAGCGGAGAAGCTGCCCGCCATCGCCACCCGTGGTGTGTTGCTCGACGTCGCCCGTGCCAAGGGCGTCGACGGCCTCGACGAGGTCGACCAGGGCTATGCCATCACCGGCGACGACCTCGACGCGGCTGCCGAGTTCGCGAAGGTCGAGGTGTGCCCCGGTGACTTCGTGGTGATCCGCACCGGCGAGATGCGCCACTACCTGGCCGACGACCGTGAGCCCTTCGTGCCGATCCAGGACACCAAGCGCTGGCGGTACGCCGTCGGCACGGGTGAGTCCAAGTTGCCCGGTCTGTCCGTGAACTCGGTGCGCTGGATGCACGAGAACGACGTAGCCGGCGCGGCAGTCGACTCCTACGCCTATGAAGCGTTCCCCCCGTCGCGCGAGGACTGGCTGGACTGCCTGGCGGTCCACCTGATCCAGGTGCGCGACATGGGGCTCATCCAGGGGCAGAACTGGAACCTCGAGGAACTCTCGGTGGCCTGCGCGGAACGCGGCAGCGGGGCCTTCATGCTCGTGGCTGTGCCTGAGCCCTTCACAGGTGCGGCTTCGACTCCCGTGGCACCGGTCGCCGTACTCTAG